Proteins encoded by one window of Cylindrospermum stagnale PCC 7417:
- a CDS encoding type II toxin-antitoxin system HicB family antitoxin translates to MQTLIRLKVEKIIEDGQEYFVATSDDFQGLVAEGKTVQEAIEIAEDVAKILLDLEKENNHDIQFHDLPTVKKINYGNDSNTRRNQSFT, encoded by the coding sequence ATGCAAACACTAATTAGACTCAAAGTTGAAAAAATTATTGAAGATGGGCAAGAATATTTTGTGGCAACCAGTGATGATTTTCAGGGTTTAGTTGCCGAAGGTAAAACAGTACAGGAAGCTATAGAGATTGCCGAAGATGTAGCCAAGATATTATTAGATTTAGAAAAAGAAAATAATCATGATATTCAGTTTCACGATTTACCAACTGTGAAAAAAATAAACTATGGTAACGACAGCAACACCCGGAGAAACCAGAGTTTTACTTGA